One genomic segment of Acaryochloris marina S15 includes these proteins:
- a CDS encoding diguanylate cyclase domain-containing protein: protein MDSQAVHYSSVVIKTLNKARQLYSNNVVDRVKSISGVTVTPEYHAISGGIPNPVTYTIEIGDHLSDPSKGLLFRIYSDFPFPNRQTTGGPKDQFERAALAYLTKHPTASFYRKEKTGNHLSFRYTEAVVMEASCVACHNTLANSPKKDWKVGQVRGIVEITQPLEQNMLIAQDGLKAIYIVLTTICCLTISGLVLVIGRFRNTTQELEQKVRERTADLKRLATIDGLTQLINRRQFDQCLAQEWQRAKRQQHPLSLILCDVDCFKNYNDTYGHQVGDECLRHVAQVLQGSVRRSGEIAARYGGEEFVIMLPNVNSVEATQVATSIRNTIHQLQIPHSTSIAKAHITLSMGIASMIPNANNSPQMLIKDSDKALYQAKDQGRDCFVTWNEKQS, encoded by the coding sequence GTGGATTCCCAAGCCGTACACTATTCAAGTGTAGTTATTAAAACTCTAAACAAGGCTAGACAACTCTATAGCAATAATGTTGTCGATCGGGTAAAGTCAATCAGCGGTGTGACCGTCACGCCTGAATATCATGCCATCAGTGGCGGTATTCCTAATCCGGTCACTTACACAATCGAGATAGGAGATCATCTGAGTGATCCATCCAAAGGCTTGTTATTCCGAATCTATAGCGATTTTCCATTCCCCAATCGGCAAACTACGGGTGGACCTAAAGATCAATTTGAACGTGCCGCCCTTGCATACCTGACAAAGCATCCAACAGCATCCTTCTATCGCAAAGAGAAAACGGGGAATCATCTCTCCTTTCGTTACACCGAGGCTGTTGTAATGGAGGCAAGCTGTGTAGCCTGTCACAACACATTAGCTAACAGCCCTAAAAAAGACTGGAAAGTCGGACAGGTGAGGGGGATTGTAGAAATTACTCAGCCTCTCGAGCAAAATATGCTGATTGCCCAAGATGGGTTAAAGGCAATTTATATCGTACTAACGACTATCTGTTGCCTAACTATTTCAGGGTTAGTTTTAGTCATTGGACGATTTCGCAATACAACGCAAGAGTTAGAACAGAAGGTTAGAGAAAGAACTGCTGACCTCAAACGCTTAGCCACTATTGATGGCTTAACCCAGTTGATCAACCGACGCCAGTTTGATCAATGCTTAGCGCAAGAGTGGCAGAGAGCTAAACGCCAACAACACCCCTTATCACTCATTCTTTGTGATGTTGATTGTTTCAAAAACTACAACGATACTTACGGTCATCAGGTTGGAGATGAATGCTTGCGCCATGTGGCCCAAGTTTTACAAGGCAGCGTCAGGCGTTCTGGAGAGATAGCAGCTCGCTATGGTGGGGAGGAATTTGTAATCATGTTACCCAACGTAAATAGTGTTGAGGCTACCCAAGTAGCCACTTCCATTAGAAACACTATCCACCAACTTCAGATCCCCCACAGCACCTCTATAGCTAAAGCACACATTACTCTTAGCATGGGAATTGCAAGCATGATTCCCAATGCAAACAACTCCCCTCAAATGCTGATTAAAGATTCTGATAAAGCACTATACCAAGCCAAAGATCAAGGACGAGATTGCTTTGTTACCTGGAATGAGAAGCAATCTTAA
- a CDS encoding AbrB family transcriptional regulator, with product MPRKKKQTKPLTGKDLVAKVKQLSDFTREEKAKACGYVATDKDGSERIKTIAFLNALLDAEGIDLDSQSPNGKGMAGRQAAYKISVQSNGNLLVGKAYTKEMDLNPGDEFEISVGRKHIHLTKVA from the coding sequence ATGCCTAGAAAAAAGAAACAGACTAAACCCTTAACAGGAAAAGATTTAGTAGCTAAAGTCAAACAACTGAGTGATTTCACTCGTGAGGAAAAAGCTAAGGCTTGCGGATATGTTGCTACCGATAAAGATGGCTCTGAACGAATTAAAACTATCGCATTCCTCAATGCCCTTTTAGACGCAGAAGGTATTGATTTAGATAGTCAATCCCCTAACGGCAAGGGAATGGCAGGACGACAAGCAGCTTATAAGATTAGTGTGCAATCCAATGGCAACTTACTAGTGGGTAAAGCCTACACCAAAGAGATGGATCTCAACCCAGGAGACGAATTTGAAATCTCTGTAGGTCGCAAGCACATTCATTTGACCAAGGTTGCTTAG
- a CDS encoding HAD family hydrolase, whose protein sequence is MKDPPEIKALLLDADWVIQSIPPDWLSCIERLIDPDADKQSFLVEVFEAESQCITGQADFEIELSKVLNHWGSKVHVDDAARIWHKILPDPDILRYVRQLRSAGELVCLATNQHHYRYRFMTNELGYGQMFDTLFASCEMGIAKPSESYFIQICQQLDLSASNLLFIDDITRNVESAKSCGLFAERFHLVENRGAFEEILAKYNFNVE, encoded by the coding sequence ATGAAAGATCCTCCTGAAATCAAAGCTCTCTTATTAGATGCGGACTGGGTCATTCAAAGCATTCCTCCAGACTGGTTATCATGTATCGAACGACTGATAGATCCAGATGCTGATAAACAATCTTTTCTCGTGGAAGTATTTGAGGCTGAAAGCCAATGTATAACTGGTCAAGCTGACTTTGAGATAGAGCTTTCAAAAGTGCTAAACCATTGGGGGTCTAAGGTCCATGTCGATGATGCTGCGAGGATCTGGCACAAGATTCTTCCAGATCCCGATATTCTGAGATATGTCAGGCAGCTTCGATCTGCGGGAGAACTAGTATGCTTAGCGACGAACCAGCATCACTACCGATATCGATTTATGACAAACGAACTCGGGTACGGGCAAATGTTTGACACCTTATTTGCTTCATGCGAGATGGGCATAGCCAAGCCGTCAGAATCCTACTTCATTCAGATCTGTCAGCAGCTTGATTTGTCTGCCAGCAACCTATTATTCATTGACGATATTACTAGAAATGTAGAGAGTGCAAAGTCTTGTGGGTTGTTTGCAGAGCGCTTCCACCTTGTAGAAAATCGAGGTGCATTCGAGGAGATCTTGGCAAAGTATAATTTCAATGTTGAATAA
- a CDS encoding PadR family transcriptional regulator codes for MNFQDIYHYFQSPPSIYLRKEVAVCYILSILADNGDSYGSALMHHLNTEHPPYHMSDTVLYAALKFLVDEGMIQSYWNKTPGRGRPRRMLSIRPEKLDEAKRLAQLWHQYLGADDKSAIAKPR; via the coding sequence ATGAATTTTCAGGATATCTATCATTATTTTCAAAGTCCTCCCTCTATTTATCTGAGGAAGGAAGTAGCGGTCTGCTACATTCTGTCCATTCTGGCTGACAATGGCGACTCCTACGGTTCAGCCTTAATGCATCACCTCAATACTGAACATCCGCCTTATCACATGTCAGATACCGTCCTATACGCTGCTCTCAAATTTCTGGTGGATGAAGGAATGATTCAGTCCTATTGGAACAAGACACCTGGCAGAGGTAGACCAAGGCGAATGCTTTCAATTCGACCAGAAAAACTAGATGAAGCCAAACGTTTGGCTCAATTATGGCATCAGTATTTGGGGGCAGATGACAAGTCAGCCATAGCCAAACCCAGGTAG